In Cicer arietinum cultivar CDC Frontier isolate Library 1 chromosome 1, Cicar.CDCFrontier_v2.0, whole genome shotgun sequence, one DNA window encodes the following:
- the LOC101507431 gene encoding protein TUNICAMYCIN INDUCED 1 yields the protein MKSLIGFGIAFLLLHYSLASDANPPYPKAFSDLKESIVKGLGFTAEDDTKITGFDLREAKVGHSVEYQFDIEIDDKVVPFKLLEDANRWDYVDLPIFRVEDQNGLVHKRVSGNGLPVLAPFQLAGPMELWIQDAKDMRISLPHDVDAGVLKKVVLADGAVVTVKGARSVSLRHPLDLPLPLNQTQSGFAAGLLTLAEHLRHASLGQSAPLLSLRIVGPTSLEAPPSASTSSNSRLKLKRLAPGLVELSSQSKPKLIDALSTIDLQEEAPTLLTPTKFSALWPLASLNGSNANLLGFEKLLSSVLGPKANGKGSFRLLKADVSAQTFVKIGFQAEKKLKEGDGISLEGFPEWRTKPDTVRLHFEVLAKVDGDKVIPERVMQVNPVVMEDSVALNVMTNNETMSKMPIVHPPPIPFAL from the exons GACTTGAAGGAATCGATTGTGAAAGGGTTAGGGTTTACGGCTGAAGATGATACCAAGATTACAGGGTTTGATCTGAGAGAGGCTAAGGTTGGACATTCCGTAGAATACCAATTCGATATTGAAATTGATGATAAGGTTGTTCCATTCAAGCTTCTTGAGGATGCTAACCGATGGGACTATGTTGATCTTCCAATTTTCCGCGTCGAGGATCAAAACGGGTTGGTTCATAAACGGGTTTCGGGTAATGGTTTACCTGTTTTGGCTCCGTTTCAGCTCGCTGGACCCATGGAGCTTTGGATTCAGGATGCTAAGGATATGAGAATCTCTCTCCCA CATGATGTGGATGCTGGGGTGTTGAAGAAAGTGGTTTTGGCTGATGGTGCAGTGGTTACTGTGAAAGGTGCAAGATCAGTGAGTCTTCGCCATCCGCTTGATTTACCTCTGCCCTTAAACCAAACACAGAGTGGATTTGCTGCCGGGCTTCTCACCTTGGCCGAGCATCTCCGGCATGCTTCTCTTGGCCAGAGTGCTCCCCTACTCTCACTCCGCATCGTTGGTCCTACTTCACTTGAAGCCCCTCCCTCTGCATCAACCTCTTCCAATAGCAGGTTGAAGCTCAAGCGCCTTGCGCCTGGTCTTGTGGAGTTATCGTCTCAATCAAAACCCAAATTAATCGATGCCCTATCAACCATTGATCTCCAGGAGGAAGCCCCAACTCTCCTTACTCCTACCAAGTTTTCTGCATTGTGGCCTCTTGCTTCCCTTAATGGATCAAATGCCAACTTGTTGGGTTTTGAGAAACTGTTATCTTCTGTGCTGGGTCCGAAGGCTAATGGGAAGGGTTCCTTCAGGTTGTTGAAGGCTGATGTTTCTGCTCAGACTTTTGTAAAAATAGGCTTTCAAGCTGAGAAGAAGCTGaaggaaggagatggaattaGTTTGGAGGGTTTCCCTGAATGGAGGACTAAACCTGATACTGTAAGATTGCATTTTGAGGTGCTTGCTAAAGTTGATGGTGATAAAGTCATACCTGAGAGAGTCATGCAAGTTAACCCTGTTGTTATGGAGGACAGTGTGGCGTTAAATGTGATGACTAACAATGAGACAATGTCAAAGATGCCGATTGTTCACCCTCCCCCCATCCCCTTTGCCTTGTAA